One Mycobacterium kubicae genomic window carries:
- a CDS encoding PE family protein: MSYLLASPETLLAAAADVAGIGSAIESANAAAAAPTTALLAAAEDEISTALAALFGAHAQAYQVVSAQAAAFHTQFTQALAAGANSYALAEAANASPLQQLLNLINTPTETLFGRPLIGNGANGIDGTGGNGGAGGFLYGNGGRGGIGAPGQAGGTGGSAGLIGNGGAGGAGGISMNGAGGAGGAGGMGGLLFGNGGTGGAGGASAGGIGAGGVGGAGGNAWLLGSGGAGGAGGTSVSAEGGTGAAGGSAGFLWGHGGAGGAGGANLGGVGTGGAGGAGGSTWLLGHGGIGGAGGSSVSADGGAGGAGASGGLLIGSGGAGGAGGANFGGTGTGGAGGAGGNAWLAGFGGDGGAGGSSATGDGGVGGAGAAAGFLIGSGGSGGNGGASSFLGGSGGNGGAAGNAGLLGNGGRGGSGGSGLNAVAGAGGNGANGGNGGWLLGSGGDGGVGGSGISGEGNGGLGGNAVLFGHGGDGGNGLVGGTAGRAGLLIGNGGDGGTGRAGANGGLLFGSGGDGGNGGFGNPTAGGDGGRAWLFGNGGHGGFGSNGVATIAGGNGFNGGNGGSAGVLLGVGGGGGAGGTGLVTGVGTGAGGNGGLGGGSGWLLGLGGDGGAGGSGGVGIAGASGGHGGVGGSGGDARLLGIGGAGGAGGVGGAAGAGTAAGAGGQGGNAGASGWLAGNSEAGGAGGAGGTGTLNAAGGAGGNGGLGASATLLGDGGAGGAGGAAGSGGHANGLGAAGGQGGAAGNSGFIYGNAGAGGAGGAGGTNLNLGAGGAGGGGGPGGNATLLGNGGNGGAGGAGGDGTPTGPDGHGGGGGRAGWLFGQPGAPGPTG, encoded by the coding sequence ATGTCATACCTGTTGGCGTCCCCCGAGACACTGTTAGCGGCGGCTGCAGACGTCGCGGGCATCGGCTCGGCGATCGAATCGGCCAACGCGGCCGCGGCCGCACCGACCACCGCCCTGCTGGCCGCCGCCGAAGACGAGATCTCCACCGCACTCGCGGCCCTCTTCGGTGCGCACGCGCAGGCCTACCAGGTCGTCAGCGCCCAAGCCGCTGCATTCCACACGCAGTTCACGCAGGCCCTGGCAGCGGGCGCCAACTCCTACGCCTTGGCCGAAGCCGCCAACGCCTCCCCCCTGCAACAGCTGCTCAACCTGATCAACACCCCCACCGAGACGTTGTTCGGCCGTCCGTTGATCGGCAACGGCGCCAACGGCATCGACGGCACCGGGGGCAACGGCGGTGCGGGCGGCTTCCTGTACGGCAACGGCGGCCGGGGCGGCATCGGCGCACCGGGCCAAGCCGGAGGAACCGGCGGCAGCGCCGGTCTGATCGGCAACGGCGGCGCGGGCGGGGCCGGCGGCATTTCGATGAACGGTGCCGGCGGGGCCGGTGGCGCCGGCGGCATGGGCGGTTTGCTTTTCGGTAACGGCGGGACCGGCGGGGCCGGCGGCGCCAGCGCGGGCGGCATCGGAGCCGGCGGCGTCGGTGGGGCCGGCGGGAACGCGTGGCTGCTGGGCAGCGGCGGCGCCGGCGGAGCCGGTGGAACCAGCGTCAGCGCCGAAGGCGGCACCGGAGCGGCCGGCGGCAGCGCCGGATTCCTGTGGGGCCACGGTGGTGCCGGCGGGGCCGGCGGGGCCAATCTCGGTGGCGTCGGAACCGGCGGCGCGGGCGGCGCCGGCGGCAGCACCTGGCTGCTGGGCCACGGCGGAATCGGCGGCGCCGGCGGCAGCAGCGTCAGCGCCGATGGCGGCGCCGGCGGGGCCGGTGCCAGCGGCGGGCTCCTGATCGGCAGCGGTGGCGCCGGCGGCGCCGGCGGGGCCAACTTCGGCGGCACCGGGACCGGCGGCGCCGGAGGTGCGGGCGGCAACGCCTGGCTGGCGGGCTTCGGCGGTGACGGCGGTGCCGGCGGCAGCAGCGCCACCGGCGACGGCGGCGTCGGCGGGGCGGGGGCCGCAGCTGGATTCCTGATCGGCAGCGGCGGCTCCGGCGGCAACGGCGGCGCCTCGAGCTTCCTGGGCGGCTCCGGCGGCAACGGCGGCGCGGCCGGCAACGCCGGACTGCTGGGCAACGGCGGCAGGGGCGGCAGCGGCGGCAGCGGCCTCAACGCCGTCGCGGGTGCGGGCGGCAACGGCGCAAACGGCGGCAACGGCGGCTGGCTGCTCGGTAGCGGCGGAGACGGCGGCGTCGGCGGTTCCGGGATATCCGGCGAGGGCAACGGCGGTTTGGGCGGCAACGCGGTGCTCTTCGGGCACGGCGGCGACGGCGGCAACGGCCTGGTCGGCGGCACCGCCGGCCGTGCCGGACTGCTGATCGGCAACGGCGGCGACGGCGGCACCGGCCGCGCGGGCGCCAACGGCGGCCTGTTGTTCGGTAGCGGCGGCGACGGCGGCAACGGCGGCTTCGGCAACCCGACGGCCGGCGGCGACGGCGGCCGCGCCTGGCTGTTCGGCAACGGCGGTCATGGCGGTTTCGGCAGCAACGGCGTCGCCACCATCGCCGGCGGCAACGGATTCAACGGCGGCAACGGTGGCAGCGCCGGTGTGCTGCTGGGTGTCGGTGGTGGCGGCGGCGCGGGCGGCACCGGGCTGGTGACCGGCGTCGGCACCGGTGCGGGCGGCAACGGCGGCCTCGGTGGCGGCAGCGGATGGCTGCTCGGCCTCGGCGGTGACGGCGGAGCCGGCGGCAGCGGCGGCGTCGGCATCGCCGGGGCATCCGGCGGTCACGGCGGTGTCGGCGGCAGCGGCGGCGACGCCCGGCTGCTGGGTATCGGCGGGGCCGGCGGAGCCGGTGGGGTCGGCGGAGCCGCGGGAGCAGGTACGGCGGCCGGGGCCGGCGGCCAAGGCGGCAACGCCGGTGCCAGCGGCTGGTTGGCCGGCAACAGCGAGGCCGGCGGCGCGGGCGGGGCCGGCGGCACCGGCACGCTCAACGCCGCGGGCGGTGCCGGCGGCAATGGCGGGCTGGGTGCGTCCGCGACGCTGCTCGGCGACGGTGGGGCCGGCGGAGCGGGTGGTGCCGCAGGCAGCGGCGGCCACGCCAACGGCCTCGGGGCCGCGGGCGGTCAGGGCGGCGCGGCCGGCAACAGCGGGTTCATCTACGGCAACGCCGGTGCCGGCGGCGCCGGTGGTGCCGGGGGCACCAACCTCAACCTCGGCGCCGGTGGCGCCGGCGGTGGCGGCGGTCCGGGCGGCAACGCCACCTTGCTCGGTAATGGCGGAAACGGTGGCGCCGGAGGCGCCGGTGGTGACGGGACACCCACCGGGCCCGACGGACACGGCGGTGGCGGCGGCCGCGCCGGCTGGCTCTTCGGCCAGCCCGGTGCGCCCGGCCCAACCGGCTAA
- a CDS encoding CoA transferase, with protein MGGVGSVPSPQGSQWTSAWGSSGLAYLTGRADGPPDFSRAPVLGRAEQIAADIAGRTGITLEASALLTGRAGLLGLTRAGRTSAGGATRLMSARDGWCAITLSRPDDIAAVPALLHADEVPEDPWPAVQRWAGARSVSEISERAALLDLPAAVLGEATAAPPQTRRLWPPAARRELAGLVVADLSSMWAGPLCGQVLAMAGATVIKVESPTRPDGTRAGDPAFFDWINGHKLSYCVDFDRDAEQVRALLTIADIVIEGSRPDALARRRLGPDQVAPRPGRIWLRLNGYGANCRRPAFGDDAAVAGGLVGVGPVFCADAVADPLAGLEAAAAVLGSLHRGGGELINVSMAAVAASYAALPTDPPVSPHPAPPPAAPRPARAAAPLGADNEAVHRLVGQSHCLP; from the coding sequence ATGGGTGGTGTGGGTTCGGTGCCGTCACCGCAGGGCAGCCAGTGGACCAGCGCATGGGGCAGCAGCGGGCTGGCCTACCTCACCGGCCGCGCCGACGGGCCCCCCGATTTCTCCCGGGCGCCGGTGCTGGGCCGCGCCGAACAGATCGCCGCGGACATCGCGGGCCGAACCGGCATCACGCTCGAGGCGTCCGCACTCCTGACCGGCCGCGCCGGACTGCTCGGACTGACCCGCGCCGGCCGCACGTCCGCCGGCGGCGCTACCCGCCTGATGTCCGCGCGCGACGGCTGGTGCGCGATCACGCTGTCTCGCCCCGACGACATCGCCGCGGTGCCGGCGCTGCTGCACGCCGACGAGGTGCCCGAGGATCCCTGGCCGGCCGTGCAGCGCTGGGCGGGCGCCCGGTCCGTGTCCGAGATCAGCGAGCGCGCCGCGCTGCTCGACCTCCCCGCTGCCGTCCTCGGCGAGGCCACCGCCGCACCGCCGCAGACCCGGCGGCTGTGGCCACCGGCGGCCAGGCGCGAGCTGGCAGGTCTGGTGGTGGCCGATCTGTCCTCGATGTGGGCGGGTCCGCTGTGCGGGCAGGTGCTCGCCATGGCAGGCGCCACCGTCATCAAGGTGGAAAGCCCGACCCGGCCCGACGGCACCCGAGCCGGCGATCCCGCCTTCTTCGACTGGATCAACGGCCACAAGCTGTCCTACTGCGTTGACTTCGACCGGGACGCCGAGCAGGTCCGCGCCCTGTTGACCATCGCCGACATCGTGATCGAAGGGTCGCGACCCGATGCGCTGGCCCGCCGCCGCCTCGGCCCCGACCAGGTGGCCCCGCGACCCGGCCGGATCTGGTTGCGCCTCAATGGTTATGGCGCCAACTGCCGGCGGCCGGCGTTCGGCGACGATGCCGCGGTGGCCGGTGGCCTGGTCGGCGTGGGACCGGTGTTCTGCGCCGACGCCGTCGCCGACCCGTTGGCCGGGCTGGAGGCCGCCGCGGCGGTGCTGGGGTCGCTGCACCGCGGCGGTGGCGAGCTGATCAACGTGTCCATGGCGGCCGTGGCCGCCAGCTACGCCGCGCTGCCCACCGACCCACCCGTGTCGCCACACCCGGCGCCGCCACCCGCGGCCCCTCGCCCAGCGCGGGCAGCGGCCCCCCTCGGCGCCGACAACGAGGCGGTGCATCGGCTGGTGGGCCAAAGCCATTGCCTGCCATGA
- a CDS encoding amidohydrolase family protein, whose protein sequence is MIIRRATLLDGRIVDVRVGARIEEVADGLAARSNETVLDAAGGTLLPGLHDHHAHVRAAASALHSLAVGPPAVTTEGQLRQALSKAAPGSDGWIRAVGYHESVAGPLDRAALDAVVPHIPVRVQHRSGALWTLNSAALHGIGLADHVDGRLRSDDPGWSGAVPQRPTDLAGLSDRLVALGVTGVTDATPDLGAKDAAALTQAHRSGEFRPTLRFLAPGKKILHDDRLDLDALTAWVATQHRAGRPVAVHCVSAAQLLVTIAALRTAGSHPGDRIEHAAVVPEDNLADLAELGLTVVTQPNFVAERGDQYLTDVPEHEHQQLWRVASLRDAEVPLALSTDMPFGHFDPWAVMRAAVHRTTPSGVVLNPRECIDATTALTMFTGHPEQPARPRTIAAGEPAQLCLLSQPPAAALAELDAAMVTATIIGGEVAYRAT, encoded by the coding sequence ATGATAATTCGGCGCGCCACGCTGTTGGACGGCAGAATCGTCGACGTCCGCGTCGGCGCGCGGATCGAGGAGGTTGCCGACGGCCTGGCCGCCCGCTCAAACGAAACGGTGCTCGACGCCGCCGGCGGTACCCTGCTGCCCGGCCTGCACGATCACCACGCGCACGTGCGAGCGGCGGCTTCGGCTTTGCACTCGCTGGCCGTCGGGCCGCCTGCGGTCACCACCGAAGGGCAACTGCGCCAAGCGCTGTCGAAGGCCGCGCCCGGATCCGACGGCTGGATCCGCGCGGTCGGATACCACGAATCGGTGGCCGGGCCGTTGGATCGGGCTGCGCTGGACGCGGTGGTGCCCCACATTCCGGTGCGCGTGCAGCACCGCAGTGGTGCGTTGTGGACGCTCAACTCCGCGGCCCTGCACGGCATCGGCCTGGCTGACCACGTCGACGGGCGGCTGCGCAGCGACGATCCCGGCTGGTCGGGCGCGGTGCCCCAGCGCCCGACCGACCTCGCCGGCCTCAGCGACCGGCTCGTCGCGCTCGGTGTCACCGGAGTCACCGACGCCACCCCGGACCTCGGCGCGAAGGACGCGGCCGCCCTCACCCAAGCCCACCGCAGCGGCGAATTCCGGCCCACGCTAAGGTTTTTGGCGCCGGGCAAGAAGATCCTGCACGACGACCGCCTCGACCTGGATGCCCTGACGGCCTGGGTCGCCACCCAGCACCGCGCGGGACGGCCCGTGGCCGTGCACTGTGTGAGCGCCGCGCAACTCCTGGTGACGATTGCTGCGTTGCGCACGGCGGGCAGCCACCCGGGTGACCGCATCGAGCACGCCGCCGTGGTGCCCGAAGACAACCTGGCCGACCTGGCCGAGCTGGGCCTGACCGTGGTGACCCAACCCAACTTCGTTGCCGAGCGCGGCGATCAGTACCTCACCGACGTGCCCGAGCACGAGCATCAGCAGCTGTGGCGGGTCGCCTCGCTGCGAGACGCCGAAGTGCCGCTTGCGCTGTCCACCGACATGCCGTTCGGCCACTTCGATCCCTGGGCGGTGATGCGCGCCGCAGTGCACCGCACGACGCCCAGCGGTGTGGTGCTGAATCCACGCGAATGCATCGACGCCACAACGGCTTTGACGATGTTCACCGGACACCCCGAGCAACCGGCACGGCCGCGCACCATCGCGGCGGGCGAGCCCGCGCAGCTGTGCCTTCTGTCGCAACCACCCGCGGCCGCATTGGCCGAGCTGGACGCGGCCATGGTCACCGCGACCATCATCGGCGGCGAAGTGGCCTACCGGGCTACGTAG
- a CDS encoding alpha/beta hydrolase, whose amino-acid sequence MPDDEVHPDLRRIARLAPRRLVGPRTLPLVRAFSGLLARRTPRDVEVLTLPSGVGVRLFRPDGVTEPAPALLWIHGGGYVLGRSPGDDVVSRRFSNQLGITVAAVDYRLAPEHPYPAALEDCYAALTWLARLPAVDPERVAIGGASAGGGLTAALALLARDRGEIRPAFQLLSYPMLDDRSAAAPAQPTYRLWDPLANRFGWSAYLGGADPEIAVPARHTDLSGLPPAWLGVGTHDLFYEEDLDYADRLVAAGVPCQVELIPGAFHGFDLLVPKVQVSQRYFAAQCDALRAALAPTT is encoded by the coding sequence GTGCCGGACGACGAAGTCCATCCAGATCTGCGCCGCATCGCCCGCCTCGCGCCGCGACGGCTGGTCGGCCCGCGCACGCTGCCGCTGGTGCGGGCGTTCTCCGGGCTCCTGGCCCGCCGGACTCCCCGCGATGTCGAGGTGCTCACCCTGCCCTCCGGGGTGGGCGTCCGGCTCTTCCGCCCCGACGGTGTCACCGAACCGGCGCCGGCGCTGCTATGGATCCATGGCGGTGGCTACGTGCTGGGCAGATCACCCGGGGACGACGTGGTCTCCCGCCGGTTCAGCAATCAACTCGGCATCACCGTGGCCGCGGTGGACTACCGGTTGGCGCCCGAACATCCCTACCCGGCCGCGCTCGAGGACTGCTACGCCGCGCTGACGTGGCTGGCCCGGTTGCCCGCGGTCGATCCCGAGCGGGTCGCGATCGGCGGCGCCAGCGCCGGCGGGGGCCTCACCGCCGCCCTGGCCTTGCTGGCCCGCGACCGCGGGGAGATCCGGCCGGCGTTTCAACTGCTGTCCTACCCGATGCTCGACGACCGCAGTGCCGCCGCGCCGGCCCAGCCCACGTATCGGTTGTGGGATCCGCTCGCCAACCGGTTCGGCTGGTCGGCGTATCTGGGCGGGGCCGACCCCGAAATCGCGGTGCCCGCACGACACACCGACCTGAGCGGCCTGCCGCCGGCGTGGCTGGGCGTCGGCACGCACGACCTGTTCTATGAGGAAGACCTCGACTACGCCGACCGGCTGGTCGCCGCCGGGGTGCCGTGTCAGGTGGAGCTGATCCCGGGCGCGTTTCACGGCTTCGATCTGCTGGTTCCGAAAGTGCAAGTGTCGCAAAGGTATTTCGCCGCGCAGTGCGATGCCTTGCGGGCGGCTTTGGCGCCGACTACGTAG
- a CDS encoding molybdopterin oxidoreductase family protein: MGSAPTKTHCPYCALQCGITLDVSQGVVELAPQSDFPTNRGGLCAKGWTAAELLNHPDRLTGPLVRDDRNSALRPATWNEALERIVANFQTIQHDHGRDAVGCFGGGGLTNEKAYQLGKFTRVALRSAAIDYNGRFCMSSAAAASNRSFGIDRGLPFPLADVAHADVVLIVGGNPADTLPPSMQFFDEGRARGTKHIVVDPRRTATARRAELHLQPVPGTDLALANGMLNVIVREGLIDSDYIADRTTGFDAVRRAVRLYWPDRVERITGVPEHDIVTAARMLAGAKRAMILTARGAEQHSSGTDTAQAFINLALALGLPGRPYSGFATLTGQGNGQGGREHGMKCDQLPGYRKLDDPAARAHVAQVWGINPADLPAPGQSAYEMLDGIGTPGGLRALWVLASNIVVSAPNALHLTEKLTELDFLVVSDIFLSETAALADVVLPTAQWAEESGTMTNLEGRVILRRAAVAAPDDVRTDLDVMADLAKRLGVQGFSAEPEEVFDELTRASAGGKSDYRGISYQRIADHDGVFWPCPSPSYADTPRMFVEDFPTPDRRARFHAVEQRATPELPDDEYPYYLTTGRLLRQYQSGTQTRRVPQLAEAEPEPVVEMHPTLAQRLGARAGDKVRLRTRRGEVVMTARTDTGIRPDTVFAPFHWGGAACINRLTNPELDPHSRMPSFKVCAVAVTRIEAADAPIEEGDLTHG; this comes from the coding sequence ATGGGTTCGGCGCCGACGAAAACGCATTGCCCGTACTGCGCTTTGCAGTGCGGCATCACCCTGGATGTGTCGCAGGGGGTGGTGGAACTCGCGCCGCAAAGCGACTTCCCGACCAACCGCGGCGGGCTGTGCGCCAAAGGCTGGACCGCCGCGGAGTTGCTGAACCACCCCGACCGGCTGACCGGCCCCCTGGTACGCGATGACCGCAACTCCGCACTGCGACCGGCGACCTGGAACGAGGCGCTGGAACGCATCGTCGCCAACTTCCAGACCATCCAGCACGACCACGGGCGCGACGCGGTGGGCTGCTTCGGCGGCGGTGGATTGACCAACGAAAAGGCCTATCAGCTGGGCAAATTCACCCGCGTCGCGCTGCGCAGCGCGGCGATCGACTACAACGGGCGATTCTGCATGTCATCGGCGGCGGCGGCATCGAACCGGTCGTTCGGCATCGACCGCGGACTGCCATTTCCCTTGGCCGACGTCGCGCACGCCGACGTCGTCCTGATCGTCGGCGGCAACCCCGCCGACACCCTGCCGCCGTCGATGCAGTTCTTCGACGAAGGCCGCGCCCGTGGCACCAAGCACATCGTCGTGGACCCGCGGCGCACCGCCACCGCGCGCCGCGCCGAGTTGCACCTGCAGCCCGTCCCCGGTACCGACCTGGCACTGGCCAACGGAATGCTGAATGTCATTGTCCGCGAAGGACTCATCGACAGCGACTACATCGCCGACCGGACCACCGGCTTCGACGCGGTGCGCCGGGCGGTGCGCCTGTACTGGCCCGACCGGGTGGAACGCATCACCGGGGTTCCCGAGCACGACATCGTGACCGCCGCACGCATGCTCGCCGGCGCCAAGCGCGCCATGATCCTGACCGCCCGCGGCGCCGAACAACACAGCAGCGGCACCGACACCGCGCAAGCATTCATCAATCTCGCGTTGGCGCTGGGCCTGCCGGGACGTCCCTACAGCGGCTTTGCCACCCTGACCGGTCAGGGCAACGGCCAAGGCGGCCGCGAACACGGCATGAAATGCGACCAACTGCCCGGCTACCGCAAACTCGACGACCCCGCCGCGCGCGCCCACGTCGCCCAGGTATGGGGCATCAACCCGGCCGACCTCCCGGCGCCCGGCCAGTCGGCCTACGAAATGCTCGACGGCATAGGCACTCCCGGCGGGCTGCGGGCCCTGTGGGTGCTGGCGTCCAACATCGTGGTCTCCGCGCCCAACGCGTTGCACCTCACCGAGAAACTCACCGAACTCGACTTCCTGGTGGTTTCCGACATCTTCTTGTCCGAGACCGCCGCGCTGGCCGACGTCGTGCTCCCCACCGCCCAGTGGGCCGAAGAGTCGGGGACCATGACCAACCTGGAAGGTCGGGTCATCTTGCGGCGCGCGGCCGTCGCCGCACCCGACGACGTCCGCACCGACCTCGACGTCATGGCCGACCTCGCCAAACGCCTGGGCGTACAGGGGTTTTCCGCCGAACCCGAGGAGGTGTTCGACGAACTGACCCGCGCCAGCGCCGGCGGCAAATCCGACTACCGCGGCATCAGCTACCAACGCATCGCCGACCACGACGGAGTGTTCTGGCCGTGCCCGTCGCCGTCGTATGCCGACACGCCACGGATGTTCGTCGAAGACTTCCCGACCCCGGACCGGCGGGCACGCTTTCACGCCGTCGAGCAGCGCGCTACCCCCGAACTGCCCGACGACGAATACCCCTACTACCTCACCACCGGCCGCCTGTTGCGCCAGTACCAGTCCGGCACCCAGACCCGGCGGGTCCCCCAGCTCGCCGAGGCTGAACCGGAACCGGTGGTCGAGATGCACCCCACGCTCGCCCAACGCCTCGGTGCCCGCGCCGGGGACAAAGTGCGGCTACGGACGCGTCGCGGCGAGGTGGTGATGACGGCTCGCACCGACACCGGCATCCGCCCCGACACCGTATTCGCCCCGTTCCATTGGGGCGGCGCGGCCTGCATCAACCGATTGACCAATCCGGAACTGGACCCGCATTCGCGCATGCCGTCGTTCAAGGTGTGCGCGGTCGCGGTGACCCGCATCGAAGCAGCCGATGCACCGATCGAAGAGGGAGATCTGACCCATGGGTGA
- a CDS encoding molybdopterin oxidoreductase codes for MGDGSTPQFLQGSFTFDGKGYESPVLLDSSLRYVVPAGAITQPVYFRGGNSTAELVTIVIMRDGAPMRYFPIGAKDAVHVPLRVVEDLIADTVLEVFVAAPDGLSGTVFVDIGLVEI; via the coding sequence ATGGGTGATGGCAGCACACCGCAATTCCTGCAGGGATCGTTCACGTTTGACGGAAAGGGCTACGAGTCGCCGGTCCTGCTCGACTCGTCGCTGCGCTACGTCGTACCGGCCGGGGCGATCACCCAGCCGGTGTACTTTCGCGGCGGCAACAGCACCGCCGAGCTGGTCACCATCGTCATCATGCGCGACGGCGCCCCGATGCGGTATTTCCCCATCGGCGCCAAAGACGCTGTGCACGTACCGCTTCGCGTCGTCGAAGACCTGATCGCCGACACCGTCCTGGAGGTGTTCGTCGCCGCACCGGACGGCTTGAGCGGCACCGTCTTCGTCGACATCGGCCTCGTCGAAATCTGA
- the nirB gene encoding nitrite reductase large subunit NirB, producing MAGARAVEEIIARGGGEKFAITVFGDEPYGNYNRILLSNVLAGSDDAGEIYLNPLDWYAENGIELRAGVRVVRINPFAHLVYADDGTILRYDKLILATGSRSFFPPIDGIWQDNTTLAPGVFGFRSLDDCATMIEFAQGRSKAAVIGGGLLGLEAARGLQNRGLQAAVVQGGPTLMNAQLDDHGSGILRRLVEALGIEVLTGKRTIRMLSKDGLPSAIEFTDGSQLACDMLVLAAGIRPNVGLAQRAGLTVERAIVVDDQMRSIDDDDIYVVGECAQHRGQVYGLVAPLWEQCTVLADHITGTNPKAAYHGSRTATKLKVAGVDVAAMGVKCPERDDDEFVQYSEPKHGVYKTVVVRDDKLIGATLVGDVSKVAFLMQAFDRGLPLPPERVSLMFDIGTPEVATGAAELADDAQVCNCNGVSKAAIVNCVNDGQTSLAGVMSATRAGKGCGSCKGLVGQIVDWAATQAGASVTEDPQANWYVPSIPYDKPELMRKIRELELHSVSSVFAALAPDGREDANSKMALASLLDMMWGDEFVDERDSRFINDRVHGNIQRDGTFSVVPQLKGGVTSAEQLRKIADVADKYDIPMIKLTGGQRIDLLGVRKEDLPAVWQDLDMPSGYAYGKSFRTVKTCVGSDFCRYGLGDSTALGIAIEERYQGLPSPAKMKLAVTGCPRNCAEALCKDLGVVAIEGGQWQIYVGGAAGAHVRKGDLLATVDNPDDVMTLTGRFLQYYRENANWLERTYTFVPRVGIEHLRAVVVDDSEGIAADLDARMQKSVDSYRDPWRESQNEAEAAQFRPALPLIPLPQVPVR from the coding sequence ATGGCCGGCGCGCGTGCGGTCGAAGAGATAATCGCCCGCGGCGGCGGTGAGAAATTCGCCATCACGGTCTTCGGCGACGAACCCTACGGCAACTACAACCGCATCCTGCTGTCCAATGTGCTGGCCGGGTCCGACGACGCGGGGGAGATCTACCTCAATCCGCTGGACTGGTACGCCGAGAACGGCATCGAACTGCGTGCCGGGGTGCGCGTGGTGCGCATCAACCCATTCGCGCACCTGGTCTATGCCGACGACGGGACCATCCTGCGCTACGACAAGCTGATCCTGGCCACCGGGAGCAGGTCGTTCTTCCCGCCGATCGACGGCATCTGGCAAGACAACACGACCCTGGCGCCCGGCGTCTTCGGTTTCCGCAGCCTCGACGACTGCGCCACCATGATCGAATTCGCGCAGGGCCGAAGCAAAGCCGCCGTCATCGGCGGCGGGCTGCTGGGCCTGGAGGCCGCGCGTGGCCTGCAGAACCGGGGGCTGCAGGCGGCCGTGGTGCAGGGCGGGCCCACCCTGATGAACGCCCAACTCGACGACCACGGCAGCGGCATCCTGCGCCGCCTGGTCGAGGCGCTGGGCATCGAGGTGCTCACCGGCAAGCGGACTATTCGGATGCTCAGCAAAGACGGCCTGCCCAGCGCCATCGAATTCACCGACGGCAGCCAATTGGCCTGCGACATGCTGGTATTGGCCGCCGGCATTCGGCCCAATGTGGGTCTGGCACAGCGCGCCGGGCTGACCGTGGAACGAGCCATCGTCGTCGACGACCAGATGCGCTCGATCGACGACGACGACATCTACGTAGTGGGGGAGTGCGCCCAGCACCGCGGCCAGGTCTACGGCCTGGTGGCGCCGCTGTGGGAACAGTGCACCGTGCTGGCGGACCACATTACCGGCACCAATCCCAAAGCGGCATACCATGGTTCACGCACCGCCACCAAACTCAAGGTCGCCGGTGTCGACGTTGCCGCCATGGGCGTCAAATGCCCCGAACGCGACGACGACGAATTCGTGCAGTATTCCGAGCCCAAGCACGGCGTCTACAAGACCGTCGTGGTGCGCGACGACAAGCTGATCGGCGCCACCCTGGTGGGCGACGTCAGCAAGGTCGCGTTCTTGATGCAGGCCTTCGACCGTGGGCTGCCGTTACCACCGGAACGCGTGTCGCTGATGTTCGACATCGGCACCCCCGAAGTGGCCACCGGCGCTGCCGAATTGGCCGACGACGCGCAGGTGTGCAACTGCAACGGCGTCAGCAAGGCCGCAATCGTCAACTGCGTCAACGACGGTCAGACATCCCTGGCCGGCGTGATGTCGGCGACCCGGGCCGGCAAGGGCTGCGGATCCTGCAAGGGACTGGTGGGCCAGATCGTGGACTGGGCGGCCACCCAAGCCGGGGCGTCGGTCACCGAAGACCCGCAGGCCAATTGGTATGTGCCCAGCATCCCCTACGACAAGCCCGAGCTGATGCGCAAAATCCGCGAACTCGAGCTGCATTCGGTGTCCTCGGTGTTCGCCGCACTCGCACCGGACGGCCGCGAAGACGCCAACTCGAAGATGGCACTGGCCTCGTTGCTGGACATGATGTGGGGCGATGAGTTCGTCGACGAGCGCGACAGCCGATTCATCAACGACCGGGTGCACGGCAACATCCAACGCGACGGCACCTTCTCGGTGGTACCCCAGCTCAAGGGCGGGGTCACCAGCGCCGAGCAACTGCGCAAGATCGCCGACGTCGCCGACAAATACGACATCCCGATGATCAAGCTGACCGGCGGTCAGCGCATCGACCTGCTCGGCGTGCGCAAAGAGGACCTGCCCGCGGTGTGGCAGGACCTGGACATGCCGTCCGGCTACGCCTACGGCAAGAGCTTCCGCACCGTGAAAACCTGTGTGGGCAGCGACTTCTGCCGCTACGGGTTAGGCGACTCCACAGCGCTGGGCATCGCGATCGAGGAACGCTACCAAGGCCTGCCGAGCCCGGCGAAGATGAAACTCGCCGTCACCGGGTGCCCCCGCAACTGCGCCGAGGCGCTGTGCAAGGACCTCGGCGTCGTCGCCATCGAGGGCGGCCAATGGCAGATCTACGTCGGCGGCGCGGCCGGCGCCCACGTCCGCAAGGGCGACCTGCTGGCCACCGTCGACAACCCCGACGACGTGATGACCCTGACCGGCCGATTCCTGCAGTACTACCGGGAAAACGCCAACTGGCTGGAACGCACCTACACCTTCGTGCCGCGGGTGGGGATCGAGCACCTGCGCGCCGTGGTAGTCGACGACAGCGAGGGCATCGCCGCCGACCTCGACGCCCGGATGCAGAAATCGGTTGACTCCTACCGTGATCCGTGGCGGGAAAGCCAGAACGAAGCCGAGGCCGCACAGTTCCGGCCTGCACTGCCGCTGATACCGCTGCCGCAGGTGCCGGTGCGATGA